From Bacteroidota bacterium, the proteins below share one genomic window:
- the secE gene encoding preprotein translocase subunit SecE → MSKITGYIKDSYRELVEKVSWPTWEELQSSVIVVMVATAIIGLVIFLMDLGFAGIMNLFYKITG, encoded by the coding sequence ATGAGTAAGATCACCGGATATATCAAGGACAGCTACCGCGAACTCGTAGAGAAAGTCAGTTGGCCTACCTGGGAAGAACTCCAGAGCAGCGTCATCGTGGTGATGGTCGCAACAGCCATTATTGGCCTGGTCATCTTCCTGATGGACCTTGGCTTCGCTGGCATCATGAACCTGTTCTATAAGATCACCGGATAA
- the lipA gene encoding lipoyl synthase produces the protein MKAETETHDDQPVRTAKPNWLRVKLPIGEEYQKVREIVSEHKLHTICQSGNCPNMGECWGAGTATFMILGNVCTRSCGFCNVATGRPEAVDPFEPLRVAKSVKLMGVRHCVITSVDRDDLKDGGATIWAETIRKIRELNLETTLETLIPDFQGNWENLQQVIDVRPEVISHNLETVRRLTKLVRVQAKYDRSLEVLRRIAEAGIAAKSGIMLGLGESREEVIESMMDLRTSGVSILTLGQYLQPTREHLPVTEFIHPDTFASLKEEGLRMGFRYVESGPLVRSSYHAEKHIL, from the coding sequence ATGAAAGCAGAAACAGAGACGCACGACGATCAACCCGTTCGAACCGCAAAGCCCAATTGGCTGCGGGTGAAACTACCGATCGGAGAAGAATACCAGAAGGTCCGGGAAATCGTGAGCGAACACAAGCTGCACACGATCTGTCAGAGCGGTAATTGTCCGAATATGGGTGAATGCTGGGGAGCAGGAACCGCGACCTTCATGATCCTGGGAAATGTATGTACCCGCTCCTGCGGATTCTGCAACGTAGCGACCGGTCGGCCCGAGGCGGTAGATCCTTTTGAGCCGCTTCGCGTAGCGAAGTCCGTGAAGCTCATGGGCGTCAGGCATTGTGTCATTACCTCGGTGGATCGGGACGACTTGAAAGACGGGGGCGCTACCATCTGGGCCGAAACGATCCGGAAGATTCGTGAACTCAATCTGGAAACAACTCTGGAGACCCTCATCCCGGATTTTCAGGGTAACTGGGAAAATCTCCAACAAGTGATAGACGTTCGTCCGGAAGTGATTTCTCATAACCTGGAAACTGTCAGACGCTTGACCAAACTCGTGCGGGTGCAGGCGAAATATGATCGCAGCCTGGAAGTGTTACGGCGTATTGCCGAAGCAGGCATAGCCGCCAAATCGGGGATCATGCTCGGCCTCGGGGAAAGCCGCGAGGAGGTAATCGAGTCCATGATGGACCTTCGGACTTCCGGCGTTTCCATCCTGACGCTGGGGCAATACCTTCAGCCGACACGCGAACACCTTCCGGTGACGGAGTTCATTCACCCCGACACGTTTGCCTCCCTGAAAGAGGAGGGCCTTCGGATGGGTTTCCGGTATGTAGAAAGCGGTCCGCTCGTTCGATCAAGTTATCATGCGGAGAAGCATATTCTCTAA
- the ung gene encoding uracil-DNA glycosylase — protein sequence MSQIDPKIEAGWKFALKDAFTADSFSELRSFLVKEKKSGEVIFPPGPQIFAAFEHTPFDRIKVVILGQDPYHGPGQAHGLSFSVTPGTAFPPSLLNIFKEVRSDLGYPIPSTGSLIPWADQGVLLLNATLTVRAGQAGSHQGKGWETFTDSVIRTISEKKSGIVFILWGKFAQAKEVLIDTTKHYILKSPHPSPFSADRGFFGSKPFSRTNEILIRDGKTPINWQLP from the coding sequence ATGTCCCAGATAGACCCCAAAATTGAAGCTGGTTGGAAATTCGCGTTAAAGGACGCCTTTACTGCCGACTCTTTCAGCGAGCTGAGATCCTTTCTGGTAAAGGAGAAAAAATCGGGCGAAGTGATATTTCCGCCAGGGCCTCAAATCTTTGCCGCTTTCGAACACACTCCCTTTGACCGTATCAAAGTCGTGATCCTGGGTCAGGACCCGTATCATGGACCCGGACAGGCGCACGGGCTGAGTTTTTCCGTAACGCCCGGAACAGCATTCCCTCCTTCATTGTTGAACATCTTCAAGGAGGTTCGATCCGATCTGGGCTATCCGATTCCATCAACGGGTAGTCTGATCCCCTGGGCCGATCAAGGAGTACTCCTCCTCAACGCTACGCTTACGGTGCGGGCCGGGCAAGCCGGATCCCACCAGGGCAAAGGCTGGGAAACCTTCACCGATTCGGTTATCCGAACCATTTCTGAAAAGAAATCCGGCATCGTCTTTATCCTTTGGGGGAAATTTGCACAGGCAAAAGAAGTGCTCATCGACACCACCAAGCACTACATACTGAAATCGCCGCACCCCTCGCCGTTCTCGGCGGACCGGGGGTTCTTCGGCAGCAAGCCATTTTCGAGAACGAACGAAATATTGATCCGGGACGGGAAAACTCCTATCAACTGGCAGTTACCCTGA
- a CDS encoding 50S ribosomal protein L10, which translates to MKREEKDVIISEITELLDKYPNVYVADTSTLTVDKTNQLRRICFNKGVKMLVAKNTLIRKAMEKKNQEAYQELFAALKGTSALMFCETGNVPAKVIKEFRKAADRPALKGAWIDTAVFLGDNQLDTLAAIKSKNELIGEIIGLLQSPASNVVSALQSSGGKLAGIVKTLSERAA; encoded by the coding sequence ATGAAACGCGAAGAAAAAGACGTGATCATCTCCGAGATCACGGAACTGCTCGATAAATACCCGAACGTTTACGTGGCCGATACGTCCACGCTGACCGTCGACAAGACCAACCAACTGCGCCGTATTTGTTTCAACAAAGGCGTCAAGATGCTGGTGGCGAAGAATACCCTGATCCGCAAGGCCATGGAGAAAAAGAACCAGGAGGCCTATCAGGAGTTGTTCGCTGCTTTAAAAGGCACCAGCGCCCTGATGTTCTGTGAGACGGGCAATGTTCCGGCAAAGGTCATCAAGGAATTCCGTAAAGCGGCCGACCGTCCTGCACTCAAAGGTGCCTGGATCGATACCGCCGTTTTCCTTGGCGATAACCAACTCGATACGCTCGCAGCTATCAAGTCGAAGAACGAACTCATCGGCGAGATCATCGGCCTCCTCCAGTCTCCGGCAAGCAACGTGGTGTCCGCGCTGCAAAGCTCCGGCGGCAAACTGGCCGGTATCGTCAAGACGCTCTCCGAGCGCGCCGCTTAA
- the hemE gene encoding uroporphyrinogen decarboxylase, translated as MSLKNDLLLRAARGQATERTPVWLMRQAGRILKEYREVRQRVGGFKELVEHPEFAAEVTIQPVDLLGVDAAIIFSDILVIPEAMGLSYQVIEAKGPTFEQTVRSKSDIEKLRVAGPEHLSYVLEAIRITKRELHDRVPLIGFAGAPWTILAYMVEGKGSKTFSVAKKFLYTEPALAHALLEKITESTIQYLKAQIAAGANLVQLFDSWAGLLSPDQYREFSLRYLEAIAAAITEVPVTIFAKGAFFARKEIAATNCSVIGLDWNMDIQESRALIGDAKTLQGNMDPCLLYAEDSVIVHETHRMLEAFGPFRHIANLGHGLYPDTDPRKVKLFIDTVKNFRFKV; from the coding sequence ATGTCATTGAAAAACGATCTTCTGCTACGGGCTGCGCGCGGTCAGGCCACTGAACGCACCCCCGTTTGGCTGATGCGCCAGGCAGGCCGTATCCTGAAAGAATACCGGGAAGTCCGGCAACGCGTGGGTGGTTTTAAGGAGTTGGTCGAACACCCCGAATTCGCCGCGGAAGTCACGATTCAACCTGTCGACTTGCTGGGTGTTGACGCGGCGATCATCTTTTCCGATATCCTGGTCATTCCCGAAGCGATGGGCTTATCGTATCAGGTCATTGAAGCGAAGGGGCCGACCTTTGAACAGACGGTCAGGAGCAAATCCGATATCGAAAAGTTACGTGTGGCGGGGCCGGAACATCTTTCCTATGTTCTGGAAGCCATCCGAATCACCAAACGGGAGCTCCATGATCGAGTACCCCTGATCGGTTTTGCCGGCGCACCCTGGACCATTCTCGCCTATATGGTCGAGGGAAAGGGAAGCAAGACATTTTCCGTTGCTAAGAAATTCCTTTACACTGAACCGGCGCTTGCCCATGCATTGCTGGAGAAGATCACGGAAAGCACGATTCAGTATCTCAAGGCACAGATCGCGGCCGGGGCCAATCTTGTTCAACTGTTTGATTCCTGGGCCGGGCTCTTGTCACCGGACCAATACCGGGAATTCTCCCTGCGTTATCTTGAGGCGATTGCAGCGGCTATCACCGAAGTACCCGTTACGATCTTTGCCAAGGGGGCATTTTTTGCCCGGAAAGAAATCGCCGCGACCAACTGTTCGGTCATCGGGCTTGACTGGAACATGGATATTCAGGAATCCAGGGCGCTGATCGGTGATGCCAAAACGCTTCAAGGGAATATGGATCCGTGTCTGCTCTACGCGGAAGACTCCGTGATCGTACACGAAACCCACCGTATGCTCGAAGCATTCGGGCCCTTCCGCCACATTGCCAATCTCGGGCACGGTCTTTATCCGGACACGGATCCGCGGAAGGTGAAACTATTCATCGACACCGTTAAGAATTTCCGGTTCAAGGTGTAA
- a CDS encoding 50S ribosomal protein L1 codes for MARLSKKRKLAMSKVDQSKSYTLAEASKLVKEVTTTKFDASVDLSIRLGVDPRKANQMVRGVVTLPHGTGKTKRVLVLCTPDKEAEAKEAGADFVGLDEYIQKIEQGWTDIDVVITMPSAMGKVGKLGKVLGPRNLMPNPKTGTVTNDIGKAVKEVKAGKIDFKVDKQGIIHTSVGKASFDAKKIEENANEILQTIIKLKPSAAKGTYMKSVYISSTMSPSVQIDTKTLA; via the coding sequence ATGGCTCGTCTCAGCAAAAAGAGAAAACTTGCTATGTCCAAAGTGGACCAGAGCAAGTCGTACACCCTGGCCGAAGCATCCAAGCTGGTCAAGGAAGTTACTACCACCAAATTCGACGCATCCGTCGACCTGAGCATCCGCCTCGGGGTCGATCCCCGCAAAGCCAACCAGATGGTGCGGGGCGTCGTGACCCTTCCGCATGGAACCGGTAAGACCAAGCGCGTACTCGTGCTCTGCACTCCCGACAAGGAGGCAGAAGCGAAAGAGGCGGGCGCAGACTTCGTAGGACTGGATGAATACATCCAGAAGATCGAGCAGGGCTGGACCGACATCGACGTGGTCATCACCATGCCGAGCGCGATGGGTAAAGTCGGTAAACTCGGTAAGGTGCTGGGTCCGCGTAACCTCATGCCGAACCCGAAGACCGGTACCGTTACCAACGATATCGGCAAGGCCGTGAAAGAAGTAAAAGCCGGTAAGATCGACTTCAAAGTCGACAAGCAGGGCATCATCCATACCTCCGTTGGCAAGGCTTCGTTCGACGCTAAGAAGATCGAAGAGAACGCAAACGAGATCCTTCAGACGATCATCAAGCTGAAGCCGTCCGCGGCCAAAGGCACCTACATGAAGTCGGTGTACATCTCCAGCACGATGAGTCCTTCCGTTCAGATCGATACGAAGACCCTCGCCTGA
- the nusG gene encoding transcription termination/antitermination factor NusG gives MTETKQKAADNAAGKEIARKWYVVRAISGKEKKVKQYIESEVSRLKLGDYVAQVLIPTEKFYQIKNGKKVSKERNILPGYVLLEAALVGEIPHIIENINGVISFLGPKGEAPVPLRQSEVNRILGKMDEMSDSEAVITVPFVVGESVKVIDGPFNSFSGIIEEINEEKKKLKVMVKIFGRKTPLELNYMQVEKE, from the coding sequence ATGACCGAGACCAAGCAAAAAGCCGCGGACAACGCAGCCGGCAAGGAGATCGCCCGGAAGTGGTACGTCGTCCGTGCCATCAGCGGCAAGGAGAAGAAGGTGAAACAGTATATCGAGTCGGAAGTCTCCCGTTTGAAACTGGGTGACTATGTCGCTCAGGTACTGATTCCGACCGAGAAGTTTTACCAGATCAAGAATGGTAAGAAGGTCAGCAAGGAACGGAACATCCTTCCGGGATATGTATTGCTCGAAGCCGCACTGGTGGGGGAGATTCCACACATCATTGAGAATATCAACGGTGTGATCTCTTTCCTGGGTCCCAAAGGCGAAGCCCCGGTTCCGCTGCGTCAGTCGGAAGTGAACCGGATCCTGGGAAAAATGGACGAGATGTCCGATTCCGAAGCGGTGATCACCGTACCGTTCGTGGTTGGCGAGAGTGTGAAAGTCATCGATGGTCCGTTCAACAGTTTCAGCGGCATCATCGAAGAGATCAATGAAGAAAAGAAGAAACTCAAAGTGATGGTCAAGATCTTCGGACGTAAGACCCCGCTTGAGTTGAATTATATGCAAGTAGAGAAAGAGTAA
- the rplK gene encoding 50S ribosomal protein L11 yields MAKEIATYIKLQVKGGAANPAPPIGPALGAKGVNIMEFCKQFNARTQDQPGKVLPVIITVYTDKSFDFVIKTPPAAVQIMEAAKIKGGSKEPNRSKVGTINWEQVRKIAEIKMPDLNCFTIESAMSMVAGTARSMGVTVEGDRPF; encoded by the coding sequence ATGGCAAAAGAAATCGCAACATATATCAAGCTCCAGGTGAAAGGCGGAGCCGCTAACCCGGCACCTCCGATCGGTCCCGCACTCGGTGCGAAGGGCGTAAACATCATGGAGTTCTGCAAGCAGTTCAACGCGCGCACGCAGGACCAGCCGGGTAAGGTGCTCCCCGTGATCATCACGGTGTATACCGACAAGTCGTTCGACTTCGTCATCAAGACTCCTCCCGCGGCCGTTCAGATCATGGAAGCAGCCAAGATCAAAGGCGGTTCCAAAGAACCGAACCGGTCCAAAGTCGGCACCATCAACTGGGAACAGGTCCGCAAGATCGCCGAGATCAAGATGCCCGACCTGAACTGCTTCACCATTGAATCTGCCATGAGCATGGTGGCCGGCACGGCCCGCTCCATGGGGGTCACGGTAGAAGGGGATCGCCCGTTCTGA
- a CDS encoding OsmC family protein codes for METIHTRYLGELRTEARHRLSGTTLLTDAPPDNQGKGESFSPTDLLAGALGSCMLTIMGIAARTHNIPIEGTEIAITKIMASNPRRVSEVVVEFQMPKRAYTEKDRAILEHASRTCPVALSLHPDLIQTVKFNYP; via the coding sequence ATGGAAACGATACACACCCGCTATCTCGGAGAACTGCGAACCGAAGCCCGTCACCGATTGTCGGGGACTACCCTCCTCACGGACGCCCCTCCGGACAATCAGGGGAAAGGCGAGTCCTTCTCTCCAACCGATCTCCTGGCGGGGGCACTGGGAAGTTGTATGCTCACCATCATGGGTATTGCCGCACGAACCCATAACATTCCGATCGAGGGTACCGAAATCGCCATAACAAAAATCATGGCCTCCAATCCCAGGCGGGTAAGTGAAGTGGTCGTGGAATTCCAGATGCCGAAGCGGGCATACACGGAAAAGGATCGTGCCATCCTCGAACACGCCTCTCGTACGTGCCCGGTGGCCTTAAGCCTGCACCCTGATCTGATTCAAACTGTGAAATTCAATTACCCCTGA
- the tuf gene encoding elongation factor Tu: MAKEKFERNKPHVNIGTIGHVDHGKTTLTAAITTVLADKGLAETRSFDSIDNAPEEKERGITINTAHVEYQTENRHYAHVDCPGHADYVKNMVTGAAQMDGAILVVAATDGPMPQTREHILLARQVGVPKIVVFLNKVDMVDDPELLDLVEMEVRELLSFYEFDGANTPIIRGSALGGLNKDAKWVETIMQLMAAVDSYIPVPPREVDKPFLMPVEDVFSITGRGTVATGRIERGVINSGDDVEIIGMQEKTLKSTVTGVEMFRKILDRGEAGDNVGLLLRGIEKTDIRRGMVIAKPGSITPHTQFKAEIYVLKKEEGGRHTPFHNKYRPQFYLRTTDVTGEITLPEGREMVMPGDNVTITVELIQPVAMDKGLRFAIREGGRTVGAGQVTEIIK, from the coding sequence ATGGCAAAAGAGAAATTTGAACGGAATAAGCCGCACGTGAACATCGGTACGATCGGTCACGTGGACCACGGTAAAACGACGCTGACTGCAGCGATCACCACCGTATTGGCTGATAAAGGTCTTGCTGAAACCCGCTCCTTCGACTCGATCGACAACGCTCCTGAGGAAAAAGAGCGCGGTATTACCATTAACACCGCACACGTAGAATACCAGACGGAAAACCGTCACTACGCGCACGTTGACTGTCCGGGCCACGCCGACTATGTGAAGAACATGGTAACGGGTGCCGCTCAGATGGACGGTGCTATCCTCGTGGTAGCTGCCACCGACGGTCCGATGCCGCAGACCCGTGAGCACATCCTGCTCGCTCGTCAGGTAGGCGTTCCGAAGATCGTTGTGTTCCTGAATAAAGTGGACATGGTGGACGATCCCGAACTGCTCGATCTCGTTGAGATGGAAGTTCGCGAACTCCTCAGCTTCTACGAATTCGACGGTGCCAATACCCCGATCATCCGTGGTTCCGCTCTCGGCGGTCTGAATAAAGACGCGAAGTGGGTAGAGACCATCATGCAATTGATGGCTGCAGTTGACTCTTACATCCCGGTTCCTCCGCGTGAAGTCGACAAGCCGTTCCTCATGCCGGTGGAAGACGTGTTCTCCATCACCGGTCGTGGTACCGTAGCTACCGGTCGTATCGAGCGCGGTGTCATCAACTCCGGCGACGACGTGGAAATCATCGGAATGCAGGAGAAGACGCTGAAGTCGACCGTGACCGGTGTGGAAATGTTCCGTAAGATCCTGGATCGTGGTGAAGCCGGCGACAACGTTGGTCTGCTGCTCCGCGGTATTGAAAAGACGGATATCCGCCGTGGAATGGTTATCGCCAAGCCGGGCTCTATCACCCCGCACACCCAGTTCAAAGCTGAGATCTACGTATTGAAGAAAGAAGAAGGCGGTCGCCACACTCCTTTCCACAACAAATACCGTCCTCAGTTCTACCTCCGCACCACCGACGTGACGGGTGAAATCACCCTTCCGGAAGGCCGCGAGATGGTCATGCCGGGTGACAACGTAACCATCACGGTCGAACTCATCCAGCCGGTTGCTATGGACAAAGGTCTTCGCTTCGCTATCCGCGAAGGTGGCCGTACCGTAGGCGCTGGTCAGGTGACCGAGATCATCAAGTAA
- the gap gene encoding type I glyceraldehyde-3-phosphate dehydrogenase: protein MIKIAINGFGRIGRMTTRVLLNMTGVEIVAINDLTDNATLAHLFKYDSIHRRFNGTVESDENHLILNGRKIAALAEKDPSKLPWKSMGVDVVLECTGKFTDRAGGEMHLAAGARKVLLSAPSKGKESVKTIVLGVNDGDLQPDDAIISNASCTTNNAAPMLKILDDHFGIESAFVTTVHSYTGDQNIHDAPHKDLRRARAAAVSIIPTTTGAAKALGDVLPHLNGKLGGAGVRVPAPDGSLTDITCILRKQTTVEEINGLFKSKAEGELKGILEYTEDPIVSIDIVGNPNSCIFDAQLTTVLGSMVKVVGWYDNEIGYSNRLAELARRVGV, encoded by the coding sequence ATGATCAAGATTGCCATCAACGGCTTCGGCCGAATTGGTCGAATGACCACCCGCGTGTTGTTGAATATGACAGGCGTTGAAATCGTCGCCATCAACGACCTGACCGATAACGCTACGCTTGCACATCTGTTTAAGTACGATTCCATTCATCGCCGTTTCAATGGTACGGTTGAATCGGATGAAAATCATTTGATCCTGAATGGCCGAAAGATCGCCGCGCTGGCCGAGAAGGATCCTTCCAAGTTGCCCTGGAAGTCGATGGGTGTGGATGTCGTGCTGGAATGTACCGGCAAGTTCACCGATCGTGCGGGTGGAGAAATGCACCTGGCCGCCGGAGCACGCAAGGTGTTACTTTCTGCTCCGTCCAAAGGAAAAGAGTCGGTCAAGACGATCGTGTTGGGGGTGAATGACGGAGATTTACAGCCGGATGACGCGATCATTTCCAATGCAAGCTGTACGACGAACAACGCGGCTCCCATGCTCAAGATTCTCGACGATCATTTCGGCATTGAATCCGCATTCGTGACCACGGTGCATAGTTACACGGGCGACCAGAACATCCACGACGCTCCCCACAAGGATCTGAGGCGGGCAAGGGCGGCAGCGGTTAGTATCATTCCAACTACGACCGGAGCGGCGAAAGCGCTCGGTGATGTGTTGCCGCATCTGAATGGAAAGCTGGGTGGTGCCGGAGTTCGGGTGCCCGCGCCGGATGGTTCACTTACCGACATCACCTGCATTCTCCGAAAGCAGACCACCGTTGAAGAGATCAACGGCCTGTTCAAGTCGAAGGCGGAAGGCGAACTGAAAGGTATCCTGGAATACACGGAAGACCCGATCGTGTCGATTGATATAGTAGGCAACCCGAACAGTTGCATTTTTGATGCGCAACTGACCACCGTACTCGGGAGTATGGTAAAAGTGGTGGGCTGGTATGATAATGAGATCGGCTACAGCAACCGTTTAGCCGAACTGGCAAGGCGGGTAGGGGTCTGA
- a CDS encoding DUF3667 domain-containing protein yields the protein MGDLLRSEKNCLNCGAEVSDKYCSHCGQKNVRTEVNAFSALGHLVADYFHADGKFFSTIPPLLFRPGRLTREFMAGRRKTYVDPFRLYIFCSILYFLLGALVSSLRHPVVRQDDPSVHRQTEPLHADSLTTYSLARTEEEDDGINLNFTLPGNELPASIEAYDDSLAKLSPDDRPGFFFDQVLRQMIRINSKNGDWEKEFNHKLLNSIPKMMFFLIPVAALILKFLYWRKRKYYLEHLVFQLHLHSFFFLFMLFGLLLDTILPLVWAVELLFLVWILLYPLLAFKRNYGQNWFWTAFKYVFFLVLYGFSIVAGLAITAIITSYTT from the coding sequence ATGGGCGACCTGCTACGATCCGAGAAGAACTGTCTCAACTGCGGGGCGGAAGTATCCGACAAGTATTGCAGCCACTGCGGACAGAAAAATGTCCGAACGGAAGTCAATGCATTTTCAGCACTCGGCCATCTGGTCGCCGATTACTTCCACGCCGACGGGAAGTTCTTTTCCACGATTCCTCCCCTGCTCTTCCGTCCGGGACGCCTGACCCGGGAGTTCATGGCCGGCAGGCGGAAGACTTATGTTGATCCGTTCCGGCTCTATATTTTCTGCTCCATCCTCTACTTTCTGCTGGGCGCTCTTGTGTCGAGTCTGCGACACCCGGTTGTCCGGCAGGACGATCCGTCCGTTCATCGCCAAACGGAACCCCTGCATGCGGACTCGCTAACTACGTATTCCCTTGCCAGGACCGAAGAGGAGGATGACGGCATCAATCTGAACTTCACCTTACCGGGCAATGAACTACCGGCTTCGATCGAAGCCTATGACGACTCCCTCGCAAAACTTTCGCCCGATGACCGACCCGGTTTTTTCTTCGACCAGGTCTTACGGCAGATGATCCGGATCAATTCGAAGAACGGCGATTGGGAAAAGGAGTTCAACCACAAACTCCTGAACAGCATTCCGAAGATGATGTTCTTTCTGATTCCGGTAGCTGCGCTGATTCTCAAATTTCTATACTGGAGAAAACGAAAATACTATCTCGAGCACCTGGTGTTTCAACTCCACCTTCACTCCTTCTTCTTCCTATTCATGTTGTTCGGCCTCTTGTTGGACACCATTCTCCCATTGGTGTGGGCGGTGGAACTGCTGTTTCTTGTCTGGATTCTGTTATACCCGCTCCTTGCATTCAAGAGAAATTACGGGCAGAACTGGTTTTGGACGGCTTTCAAGTATGTCTTCTTTCTCGTCCTTTATGGATTTAGCATCGTTGCCGGACTGGCGATAACCGCGATCATCACCTCATACACTACCTGA
- a CDS encoding BamA/TamA family outer membrane protein — protein sequence MFSLHIYQRLIRLILLATGVLLSAATCAQKKSQFALSIVWHSLPEGRTEADLRKSYVPERVISDSASGVNILHRAIRQLRTDGYLCAGLDGFSRTDEGYMGELYVGSSYTWLQLHRGDAEESYLRGTGYRNRWLKEQVYSPEKLDRILENIIRNCENAGYPFATVRLDSLSLSGDLLEAALRLEKGPFVRIDSIRIQGTARIAPVYIHNYIGIQPGDPYDERLVRRISNRMKELPFLTEARGSQVVFAEKITRLDLYLNEKKASQFDAVIGFLPDESRPGKLNLTGEAHLRLQNSFQRGEVVELNWKQLPPRSQDLKLHLQYPFLFNTALGVDGNLNLFKRDTVFTDVVKNIGVFYSFTGNNFIKAFLNDKQSNLQSTSGLENITVLPPYADISLLSYGLTGHFERLDYRLNPRTGFAIEASVSTGNRNIRKNADINPLVYDSLKLRTVQYIGEMKLDVYLPVSGRLVLNLGSIGAYQYNPEAFTNELFRIGGLRSLRGFDEESIFASAFVIGKTELRYLLEQNSFLFVFGNTAWYERRRKQEYRNDWPIGFGTGINFETRLGILSVSYALGRQAENPFQIRNGKVHFGIVNYF from the coding sequence TTGTTTTCGCTTCACATTTACCAACGGCTCATCCGGCTGATCTTACTGGCAACCGGCGTTCTTCTTTCCGCGGCAACATGCGCACAGAAGAAAAGTCAGTTCGCGTTATCCATCGTATGGCATTCACTACCGGAAGGACGAACCGAAGCGGACTTGCGGAAGAGCTATGTTCCGGAGCGTGTCATTTCCGACTCCGCTTCCGGTGTCAACATCCTGCATCGGGCCATCCGGCAATTGCGCACCGACGGTTATTTGTGTGCCGGTCTTGACGGATTCAGCCGTACCGACGAGGGTTACATGGGCGAGCTCTACGTGGGCTCATCGTATACCTGGCTGCAACTTCACCGCGGGGATGCCGAAGAATCGTACTTGCGCGGAACCGGATATCGCAACCGATGGCTGAAGGAACAGGTCTACAGTCCGGAAAAGCTTGACCGCATCCTGGAAAACATCATCCGCAATTGTGAAAACGCGGGGTATCCGTTCGCGACTGTACGACTCGACAGCCTGTCGTTGTCCGGTGACTTATTGGAAGCCGCGTTGCGATTGGAGAAGGGTCCCTTTGTCAGGATCGACAGCATCCGCATCCAGGGTACCGCCCGGATCGCGCCGGTGTACATTCATAACTACATCGGGATCCAGCCCGGTGATCCCTATGACGAACGGTTGGTCCGCCGGATCAGCAACCGGATGAAGGAGTTGCCGTTCCTTACGGAAGCCAGGGGATCGCAAGTTGTGTTCGCTGAAAAGATCACCCGGCTTGACCTTTACCTGAATGAGAAGAAGGCAAGCCAGTTCGATGCAGTGATCGGTTTTCTTCCGGACGAATCCCGCCCGGGGAAACTGAACCTCACCGGCGAAGCGCATTTGCGATTACAGAATTCGTTTCAACGCGGAGAGGTCGTGGAGCTGAATTGGAAACAACTACCGCCCCGGTCACAGGACCTGAAATTGCATCTTCAATATCCATTCCTCTTCAACACGGCGTTGGGAGTTGACGGCAACCTAAACCTCTTCAAGCGTGATACCGTCTTCACCGACGTAGTGAAGAACATCGGGGTATTCTACAGCTTTACAGGTAATAATTTCATCAAAGCGTTCCTCAACGACAAGCAGAGCAATCTTCAATCCACCAGCGGGCTGGAGAACATCACCGTATTGCCTCCTTACGCTGATATCAGCCTGCTCAGCTATGGGCTGACCGGACATTTCGAACGACTGGATTACCGCCTGAATCCACGAACCGGATTCGCTATCGAAGCAAGCGTCAGTACCGGCAACCGAAACATTCGCAAGAACGCCGACATCAATCCGCTGGTATACGACAGTTTGAAACTCCGCACCGTGCAGTATATCGGCGAAATGAAGCTGGATGTATATCTGCCGGTGAGCGGAAGACTGGTATTGAATCTTGGTAGTATCGGAGCCTACCAATACAATCCGGAAGCCTTCACGAACGAATTGTTCCGTATCGGAGGCTTGCGCTCACTACGCGGCTTCGATGAAGAGTCGATCTTCGCCTCTGCCTTTGTGATCGGGAAAACAGAGCTGCGTTACCTGCTTGAACAGAACTCCTTTCTCTTCGTGTTCGGCAACACCGCCTGGTATGAGCGCAGGCGCAAGCAGGAATACCGAAACGATTGGCCTATCGGGTTCGGAACCGGAATCAATTTCGAAACCCGGCTGGGTATCCTGTCCGTTTCGTACGCGCTCGGAAGACAAGCAGAAAACCCTTTCCAGATTCGTAACGGGAAAGTGCACTTCGGCATCGTCAACTACTTTTAA